In Granulicella sibirica, the sequence TAGAAGGCGCCTTCGGGGCTCGTCAGGAAGGACCTGACATAGCGATGGACATTTTCAGCTGCGGCAAGCCAGGCGGGATCATGCCACTGCCCATAGGCCTGTGCGTAGGTGCGCATGGTCTGCGCCTGGATATACGTAAGCTTCTCAAAGTGCGGCTCGTTCCATTTGCCCCCGGTCGAATACTGGTAGGCGCCGCCCCATACGGGGTCGAGCAGTTTTTGCGCTTCGTACAGCGTGTCGCCGACACGTTGCTGCTGCACCTTGTCACCGTGGGCCGCGAGGACTTCCGCGTACTCGACCGAGTCCGCATCGAGATACTTATGCCCGAAGGCCCAGCCTTTTCCCTGCTGGTCGTACTGCTTCTCGAACTCTTTCTGCACATCGCGCAGCAAGGCGGCGGAGAGGACCGGGGTCGCGGAGTACGTGATGACTTTTTCCGCTTCGACGGATGGCCCGGGGGATGGATCTTTGATGACGGCGCGCAGGATGGAGGCCATCTGCACGGGCGGCAGATAGCCCTGGCGCTTGACGATCTCGCCACCCTTCGCGTTGAAGATGACGGTTGCAGGCCAGCCATAGTCTTCGTAGCGGTTTGAGATATCCGGACGGGAGTCCTGATCGACCTTTACGGCGATGTAGCTCTTCGTCATCAGGCGGCGGACGGCTGGATCGCGGTAGGTCTCCTGGTCCATCACATGGCACCAGTGGCACCACACTGCCTCAAGATCGAGCAGGACGAACTTGTGTTCGCGTGCGGCCTGGGCGAAGATCTCGTCCGACCAGGGATGCCAGACGATAGGCGCCCCCGCGGGCTGAGCCCAGGCTCCGGCTGCGACGAGAAGCGAGAGGCACACGAGAACGGATCGTACGGTTGAGCGACGCACTATTGCACACCGATAGCATCGGCCGGGCGATGGCAGAACCAGCCTAACTCGGCCGCGTGCGCGAAGTACTCGCGAATCTTTTCGACCTGTTCTTCGGGGGAATGTGCGCTTCCCGCAAAGGCGATCTCCAGCGACTCCCCTAGGGGCTTGCGTTCCTGGAGGGCGCGAAGAAGCAGATAAGCCCCGGGGTCGATGCGGCGGTAGTAGACCGAGTTATCGAAGCGATGAACCGCAAGATGGATTGGGGTGCGGCGCATGGCCGGGAGCTTCGGCTGGGTCTTCTTCGTCAGCTCGGAGGCGGCGTTACTCGACATCTCCGACGCGGGGGTCTGCTCTCTGACGGCGAGAACGAGTTCATCGACGGGATAGCGCAGGGTGAGTAACTGCAGGTGCGGCTGAAGCGAGAGCGTCGAATCGACGTCAAGGCCGGAGAAATCTTCAAGCGTCAGAGGAGTGACCTCGGCGCGGTCGTAGGCTTCCACGTAGGCCCACTCGAGTCTCGCCACGTCGACGACGAGGTCGTGCCTGTTCTTTGGTTCGAACTCCGGATGGTCGACAAGCCAGACCGGGAGACGCGATCCGAGGTTTCGCAGCGTGAAGGACACGGAGGGGTTTTCTCTCAAGTAGGCAAGGACCAGAGCATCGAAGCCCTTCGAGCCGATAAGCGCGGCGAGGGCGGGAAAGTCCTCTGAGACTGCGCTGATTACCCGGAACCAATACTGACGGTTATAGATCTCCAGCCGCTGGAAGGAGGATAACTCCGGGTTTGGCCGGATGTAACTCGCGGCAACCTCGCTCATCGACCGACCGTCTTCGCGCATCTGCTGCATATCGAAGTTCGCATCGAGCGAGCGACGTACATCATCGGACATTTGTCGCTGTAGCTCAAGCAGGGTCATGCGCGGGTCTCTTCACGGGAGCTTTGCGGAATGGGCAAAGGGGTTGTCGCGGCGTTCAGGTAGCGATTTGCCTTGAGAGCTTCCGCGTGGACCTCGTCAAAGGAGGGGATGTTATCGTCCCACTCGAGCAGCGTGGCGGTAACTCCAACGCGCTGGATCGCGTGCTCGTACATCGCCCAGACGGGATCGAGAACGGGGTGATCGTGGGTGTCGAGAGTGTACTTCTCGAACTTTGAATGGCCTGCAATATGGATCTGGGCTACACGATCTGCCGCGACTGCATTCACGTAGTCCATTGGATTGAAGTGGTGATTCTGCGAGGAGACGTAAATGTTGTTGACGTCGAGCAGGATACCGCAGTCGGCCGCGTGGACCACCTCGTTGAGGAACTCCCACTCGGTCATTTGGGACTCGTGGAACTCGGCGTAGCTGCTTACGTTTTCGACTGCGATGGGAATCTCGAGGAAATCCTGCACCTCTCGAATTCTCGACGCCGTGATGCGCACAGCCTCGAAGGTGTACGGCAGCGGAAGGAGATCGTGCGTGTAGCGTCCGTCCACGCTTCCCCAGCAGAGATGATCGGAGAGCCACGGCGTTTTGGTTCGTCTGGTCAACTCTTTGAGGCGCTTCAGGTGCTCGCGATCGAGAGCCTGGGAGGAGCCAAAGTACATGGAGACGCCGTGCTGCACGACGCGGTACTGATCGAGGATCTGGTCGAGGACCTGAAGTGGCCTTCCACCATCGACCATGTAGTTTTCAGAGATAATCTCGAACCAGTCCACCACTGGCTTTTCCGCAAAAATGTGTTGATAGTGCGGAACACGCAGCCCAATCCCTACGCCGTAGTCCGTGAATCCATTGAAGCGATTGGCCGGCATGAAAAGCGCTCCCCATTGCTAACGTTCGTTCTGTAAACGATGGATGAAGTGGAGGTCTGAGATCGCCTCAGACCTCCATCACAGACTAAGCCTTGCTGGGCTTAGACCCGTCGGTGGCGCAGGCGCCCTTGCCCTTGCAGCTATTCTTGCCGGCATGCTTGGCATCGCCGCCGCCCTGTCCCTTACAGTCGTTCTTTCCCTTGCAGGAGTGTTTGGTCGCGTCAGGCGTCTGGGCGAGCAACACACCCGCGCTAGCGGCCGGCGTTCCGTTGGTTGGCTGCGCATTCAGGCGGACAGCGGTGCCACCGAGTAAGCCAGAGACTGCGGCGGCCAAGACAAGCGACTTTGTGGAGTTCGTCATGAGAGGAACCTTTCTATGGTTGGCCGAGCGGAGTCCGCTGGACGTTGACGGATGACTGCTGAGGATCTGTACGAGGAACGCGACCGCGATGCCGGCGGATTGGAGACCTTCGAAACCCGCACTCCCCGTTGGAGTGCCACGGCCCGGAATGGTTACGAAGATAATTTCCGTTCAGCGCGCATAGTCCCTGGGCTTCTCGCACGGCGAAGTTTACCTTAGCGATACATCCATTGGTATGACGGAAGTCATCGCTTTTCGAATATTTGCGAGTGGCGCGGACGGATCGAAACTAACGCCTTCCGATCCTTTTCTCACTCCAAGCTGTTTCCAAAGCTCTGTAAGATCGACACTTACCGGCGTTGTGCTCCATTTGGCGTACATCTTCTCGAGTACATGCGTTCCCGTGGCGCGATCTCCGGTCGTCAGGATTCGCTCAAGAGGCCAGTTCTGATCGATCGATCCTCCGCCTGAGACGAGCGCGCGCAGTGCGTCCTGCAGGCCTTTGCGATTTTTGGTTTCCTTGCGAATCTCGATATCAGCCATGAGGCAGAAGAGGCTTCCGCCCCAGTACGTTCGTCCCCAGGTGTGGGTGACGTCCAGGCCACGATCACCCGAGGCCGGCTCACCGTGGGGCATGCCGCTCATCATATCCGCCCAGATTCCTTCAGCGGGAAGCTGTCCTGCCTGCACGCGCGCGATCGGCTCGACGTAGCTGGCAAGACCTTCCTCGAGCCATTCCTGATCGGCCGGTAATGAAGGCAATGCAGTGTGGATGAATTCGTGCGTGATGACCCAGTCGGAGGCGAGTTCTTCGGGGGTTGTCGTCTGCCCGATCCGGACGCGTACGTAAGCCGGGAAGCCAGACCGGTCGCCCCACGTCGTGCCCTGTAGGACACCGTGCGCCCCGGCAACCGGGATGATCAACAGCCTTACACGCGGAACCGGAAAGCGGCCGTAGTAACGAGCTACGGCGATCGCTGCGAGGCGGATGCGCTGCGCGATCTGGTTCCGCGAAACATTGAGGGCGCCTCCCGCGAAGTCGACCTGAAGCTTAGTGCCCGGAAATAAAACAGATTGCGTGAAGGCAACCGCGTCAACCCGTCGCCCAATATCACGTTGGCATAGCGCCTGCTGTCCGGGAGCCACAACAAGAAGCAGAAAGCAGAGCGCATGTGCCCTCCGCGTGATTCCGCTCATCGTAGACTCCTTGTCGATTGGCATAGACACGTTGCCTCAGATTATTAACGCACACCGATGTAACGGCTGAAACTGGATGCACCCGAATGATCGCCAGCGCGCATGGGAGTGAGTGCTCGACTGGAAACGAGGCTTCATAACGATGCTGATGCCATGGTACTCGCGCTTTCCACGGCAGCTTCCTGGCTGCAATCGCCCTTCCTGCTGGTGGTAAGACTGTATTGGGGCTGGCAGTTCGCGCAGACCGGGTGGGGCAAGCTGCACAACCTGCAGAAGACTATGGACTTCTTCGACAGTCCGGACATCCGTTTCCCTCGACGAACGCGCATTTTGTCACGGGCCTTGAACTGGTTGGCGGCACCCTTCTGATTGGGTTCGCGATTGATCGGCTTCCTGCTCGTAGGGAATATGCGGCTCGCATACTGGACGGCCGATCACGAGGCGCTGACGTCGATCTTCTCCGACCCGGACAAATTCTCGCCCGGTTAGAGAAGCGGAGATGGCGTGCCGAATGGACACTGTCGTCTTCGCGACGCTCACCGCTCTCTTCGCGCCCAGAAAAAAAGCCTTCGAGGCGGAAGCCCAAGCAACAGAAATAACACGCCGACTCCGGCATCGATCCAGTGCGCCGCCGGTGCCTGCGCCAGCGCCCCCGACGATATTAGAAGCAATCCCACCGCGAGCGTTGCAAGCCGGATGATGTGGTCCGAGGAATTCGATTTCCCCTTCGATATACCGCTCTCCTCCGCCGAGATCGGCGTGTCGATCATGCGGAAGAAAGCGACCGAACGCTCCTGCTCTTCGGCCGAAACCTTCAAAAGCACACTTCCCAGATACATCCCGAGACAGGTCATACCGATGTTTGTAAAGATCGAGATTCCTTCTAACTGGAAGTCCAGCGTCTGGGTCGACGCACCGCCCGTCTTCGCCGCGAAGATCGCCTTCGCCGTAAGTGTCGCCACTCCGGAGATCATCCCAAACGCAAAGCCCCCAATCACTCCCTTAGAGGTAAGGCCGCGAAAGACCAGTGTGCAAAGCAGAGGAAGAAGCGTAGGCGCGAGCAGGACCCCGAATGCCGTTACCATGATGTGAAATAGCGAGTCTCGGCCGCTCCTTCCGATCCAGATGCTTATCCCTATGATGATCGTCCCCAACAGAAGCGTCATCGCGCGCCCGGCAGCCACCAGCCCGCGCTCGCTTGAAGCAGGCCGAAAGATCCTCTGGTAGACGTCTTTGGTCAGAACGCCCGCAATCGCGTTCAGATCCGCACTGACGGTCGCCATCGTCGCCGAGAAGAGCGCCGCTACAATGATCCCGATCATCCCTGCGGGAAGCAGCGTGAAGATCAGATGTACATACACGTCCTGAGGCTTCTGTGACGTCGCGAACTCCGGCGTCAAGCGCCGCGCCATGAAGGCTGGCAGAAGCATGATCGGCGTGCCAGCAAAGTTTAGCGCAGCCGCAAGATACGCCGCTTTCTTACCAGACCGCTCATCCGGTACCGAGTAGTACTTCTGCGCAAATGACCAATTCCCGTTATAGCTGATGATGACGATGAGGCAGTAGCTTAGCATGTAAGTCCAGCGATACGGCCCGTTTGTTGCGTGCATCAGGTTCGCCGGAATGCTGGTGAGCGCCACATGGACGCCGCCGAGGCGCCATACCGCAAGCGGCAGAAGCAGAAGTATCGCCAGTGCCTTCATGATGAACTGCAGATAGTCCGTCACCACGAGCGCAAGCAGACCGCCAAGCAGCGTGTAAACGATCACGATGACGCCGCACACCAAAATCGATATCTTGATCTCGATTCCCATGCCGGCCGAGAGGAAGACCGCCGTTGTGAAGATCTTCAGCGCATCGTCAAACACTTTTGCCGGAATCGCCGACCAGGCGAACAACTGGCGCACCGGCAAGCTGCAGCGAGCCTCCAGAAACTCCACCGGAGTAATGATCCGGGCACGCCGCCAGCGTTTCGCAAACAGCATGCCACCAAGCAGGCATGCGGGTACGCTCGTCCACGAGAGCAGAATCGCGGGCAAGCCATAGCGGTACGCCATCTCCGAGTACACGATGAACGTGAACGCGCTGAAGCCCGACATGTAGAGCGAGATTCCCGCCAACCACCACGAGATCTGATGTCCGCCCGCGAAAAAATCGCTCGCCGTCTTTTGCTGCCTGCGAAAGTAGAGCCCGATCAGGAGGACCAGGGCAAAGTAGCCAAGGATGACCACATAGTCCGACATCAGAAGGTGCGTCGAGTTCATAGCCGTCCGCTTTCGGCGATGGGGAACACCTCATCCACCACACGCCGAACCCTCCACACCTGCTCGCGGTAGATCTCCTCCCAGCGCGCTGTCTCCTCCGGCGTATACGAGTGAAACCCCTGACCGCACTTCACACCGGTCAGCCCGTCCCGCATCATCGTCGCCATTGGCTCCGGCACCTCGGCGGTATTCGAAAGCGTCGGCAATACGCCGCTCATTGCTTTGCCATACAGGGCAGGGCCGCCGGTCAGATCTATCCAGCGAAACGGCCCGCATACACTTGCCCACAGTCCGAAGGTGTTGCTGAATGCCTTATCGATCGTCTCCGCATCGCCAACGCCGAGCGCAAGCAGATTGCATGCCTCGCGATACATGGCATAGCCCATGCGGTTGGCGATAAACCCCGGCAGGTCCTGCTGCACCACGCATGGATCCTTGCCAAGGCGCTTCGCCAGCACCGTCGCCGTCTCCATCGTGAAATCGTCGGTGAGATCTCCGCGAATCAGCTCCAGAAAGCGCGTCGCATGTGCGGGCTCCGCCCAGTGCATGCCAAGGAAACGCTCCGGATGTCGGTGGCCCTTCTGTAGCAGGGAGATCGGCAGCGCGGATGTGTTGCTTGCGATCGGCACACTCGCGCCCAGCACAGACTCCAGATCCGCAAACAACGAGTTCTTTGCCTCAAGCGATTCTGTAATGCTTTCAAGCACGAACCCGCACCCTGCAAGCTCGCCGATCGAGCCGGCCTCGGTGTAGCGCGCCGACCACTCCTCACGCAGCGCAGGATCGTAGCCCGCACGCTCGATCAGTTCCTCGATCGCTTTCGCGATGGTGACGCGCGCCTCGACGTATTCCTGCTCCAGAAGCGTATACGACACCACCCCCAGACCACTGGCCAGAAGACAGCCCGCAACGTTGCGCCCCATGAAGCCAAGGCCCACGATCCCAACCACCTGCACATTCATGAAGGTTTCCCGCTCCCTCGAAAGCTGCTTGTGCTACTGAAACCGCCAATGCACCGCTATCAGCACGCCCAGCGTTACCACCACCGGCGGCTTATCAGGCTCGCTGATAGGCTGCCGACTCCTTGCCCTTCGGATAGCCCCACGAGTAGGAGATTGCCGACGTGCAGGCCTTCAGCGTCTCCGCAAGACGCGGCAGGTTGTCGGCGCGAATCTGGTGAATCGTCCCTGCTATGCTGATCGCTGCAACAGGATTCCCCGCATCGTCGTAGATCGGCGCACCAAGGCAACGCCAGCCGATCTCATCCTCTTCATCGTCGATCGAGTAAGAGCGCTGTCGAATCTTCGCGAAGTCTTCCTGCAGCTTGCGCAGCGTCGAGATGGTGTTCTCGTTGTGCCGCGGAAACTTGCGCAGCCGGTAGATCGTCTTCAGGTCTGTCCCGCTCATATAAGCGCCGAGCGCCTTGCCGATCCCGGTGCAGTGAATCTCCATTCGCTTGCCGCGCCATGTAGCCAGACCGTTCGATCCAGGGGGGTTGTACTTCGCAACGAGCACCGCCTCGTACTGGTCGAGCACCCCAAGGTGCACAGTCAACCCCGTTTGCTCCATCAACTGCATCATGAACGGTGCAGCCTGCTCCCGGATCGGCAGACCACTCAATGACGTGTTGGCAAGCCCGAACAACTTCAGCCCGA encodes:
- a CDS encoding DNA-binding domain-containing protein; protein product: MSDDVRRSLDANFDMQQMREDGRSMSEVAASYIRPNPELSSFQRLEIYNRQYWFRVISAVSEDFPALAALIGSKGFDALVLAYLRENPSVSFTLRNLGSRLPVWLVDHPEFEPKNRHDLVVDVARLEWAYVEAYDRAEVTPLTLEDFSGLDVDSTLSLQPHLQLLTLRYPVDELVLAVREQTPASEMSSNAASELTKKTQPKLPAMRRTPIHLAVHRFDNSVYYRRIDPGAYLLLRALQERKPLGESLEIAFAGSAHSPEEQVEKIREYFAHAAELGWFCHRPADAIGVQ
- a CDS encoding DUF692 domain-containing protein; amino-acid sequence: MPANRFNGFTDYGVGIGLRVPHYQHIFAEKPVVDWFEIISENYMVDGGRPLQVLDQILDQYRVVQHGVSMYFGSSQALDREHLKRLKELTRRTKTPWLSDHLCWGSVDGRYTHDLLPLPYTFEAVRITASRIREVQDFLEIPIAVENVSSYAEFHESQMTEWEFLNEVVHAADCGILLDVNNIYVSSQNHHFNPMDYVNAVAADRVAQIHIAGHSKFEKYTLDTHDHPVLDPVWAMYEHAIQRVGVTATLLEWDDNIPSFDEVHAEALKANRYLNAATTPLPIPQSSREETRA
- a CDS encoding DoxX family membrane protein: MVLALSTAASWLQSPFLLVVRLYWGWQFAQTGWGKLHNLQKTMDFFDSPDIRFPRRTRILSRALNWLAAPF
- a CDS encoding sodium:solute symporter family transporter, giving the protein MNSTHLLMSDYVVILGYFALVLLIGLYFRRQQKTASDFFAGGHQISWWLAGISLYMSGFSAFTFIVYSEMAYRYGLPAILLSWTSVPACLLGGMLFAKRWRRARIITPVEFLEARCSLPVRQLFAWSAIPAKVFDDALKIFTTAVFLSAGMGIEIKISILVCGVIVIVYTLLGGLLALVVTDYLQFIMKALAILLLLPLAVWRLGGVHVALTSIPANLMHATNGPYRWTYMLSYCLIVIISYNGNWSFAQKYYSVPDERSGKKAAYLAAALNFAGTPIMLLPAFMARRLTPEFATSQKPQDVYVHLIFTLLPAGMIGIIVAALFSATMATVSADLNAIAGVLTKDVYQRIFRPASSERGLVAAGRAMTLLLGTIIIGISIWIGRSGRDSLFHIMVTAFGVLLAPTLLPLLCTLVFRGLTSKGVIGGFAFGMISGVATLTAKAIFAAKTGGASTQTLDFQLEGISIFTNIGMTCLGMYLGSVLLKVSAEEQERSVAFFRMIDTPISAEESGISKGKSNSSDHIIRLATLAVGLLLISSGALAQAPAAHWIDAGVGVLFLLLGLPPRRLFFWARRER
- a CDS encoding 3-hydroxyacyl-CoA dehydrogenase family protein, producing the protein MNVQVVGIVGLGFMGRNVAGCLLASGLGVVSYTLLEQEYVEARVTIAKAIEELIERAGYDPALREEWSARYTEAGSIGELAGCGFVLESITESLEAKNSLFADLESVLGASVPIASNTSALPISLLQKGHRHPERFLGMHWAEPAHATRFLELIRGDLTDDFTMETATVLAKRLGKDPCVVQQDLPGFIANRMGYAMYREACNLLALGVGDAETIDKAFSNTFGLWASVCGPFRWIDLTGGPALYGKAMSGVLPTLSNTAEVPEPMATMMRDGLTGVKCGQGFHSYTPEETARWEEIYREQVWRVRRVVDEVFPIAESGRL
- a CDS encoding IclR family transcriptional regulator; protein product: MNASRTPSVPAVERALNLMESLASSKNGLSLSQLVESSNIPKSSIHCLLLTLERAGYLHRSTQTGRYMFGLKLFGLANTSLSGLPIREQAAPFMMQLMEQTGLTVHLGVLDQYEAVLVAKYNPPGSNGLATWRGKRMEIHCTGIGKALGAYMSGTDLKTIYRLRKFPRHNENTISTLRKLQEDFAKIRQRSYSIDDEEDEIGWRCLGAPIYDDAGNPVAAISIAGTIHQIRADNLPRLAETLKACTSAISYSWGYPKGKESAAYQRA